ACGACGTACTCCCGGTCGTCCGGGAGGTCGACGGCGTCACCGGGCGCGAGATACCGCGTGGGCACGGTGGGTACCCCCGCCGCCGCCAGCTCCCCCAGGTACCGCTTGTCGGTGTTCCACCGCACGACCTCGGCCGGGTTCGCGAGCCGGGTGGCCCCGGCGCACCGCTCGGCCCACGCCACGAACTCCGCCACCCGCCAGCTGTAGTCCCAGGTCGACCGGATGAGCGCGAGGTCGTAACCGCCCCAGTCGACCTCGGCGTCGTCCCAGAACACGGCGTCCGCCTCTGCCCCGGCCGCGCGCAGGGCGTCCAGGAGCACGGGCAGATCGCGGTCGTGGCTCGGCTCCGGCCGGGGGTCGTAGGTGACGAGGGCGACTCGGGGCACGACGGGGGTCCCTTCTCGTACGACAGGTACACCGGCAGGCTAGGCACGGCCCCCGCAACCGCGCCAACCCGTTTGACCTTCCCCCTCGGTGAAGCCCCAGCATCGGAGGCAGGACCCGGACGGGGAGGACGTACATGCTGACGATCGGTGCCTTCGCGAAGGCGTGCCGGCTGTCGCCCAAGGCCCTGCGGCTCTACGACGAGCTGGACCTGCTGCGTCCCGCGAAGGTCGACCCGGACACCGGATACCGGTACTACGCGGTCGAGCAGCTGGAGCGGGCACGGCTGGTGGCGTGGCTGCGGCGGATCGGGATGCCGCTGGCCCGGATCCGCGAGGTGTGCGCCCTCGATGCCGCGGCGGCGGCCCGGGAGGTCCGTGCCTACTGGGCACGGGTCGAGGCGGAGACCGCCCAGCGGCGTGACCTGGCCGGGTTCCTGGTCGACCACCTGACGTCCGTCGCGCGAAGGGACCCGCCCGTGCTGGAACTCCGCTACGCCGCCCGCTCGGACCCCGGCCGGGTCCGCCCCGCCAACCAGGACACCGCCTACGCGGGCACCCGGCTGCTCGCGGTCGCCGACGGCTACGGCCCGGCGGGCCTGCCGGCGAGCAGCGCGGCCGTGGAGGCACTGAAGTGCCTGGACGCCGAGGACGTGTCGGCGGGCGACGTGCTCAATCTGCTGGAGGAGGCGGTGCGGGGCGCGACGGAGGCCGTCGCGGAGGCGGCCGAGTCGGGCACGACCCTGACGGCGCTGCTGTGGACGGGATCCCGGCTGGCCTTGGTGCACATCGGTGACTCCCGCGCCTATCTGCTCCGCGAGGGCGGTCTGTTCCGCATCACCCACGACCACACGCTCGTCCAGTCGCTGATCGACGAGGGCCGTCTGACATCGGAGGAGGCGAGGTCCCACCCGCAGCGCGCCCTGCTCCTCAAAGCCCTCGGCACCACGGCCCCCGACCTCCGCCTCCACGAGGCCCGCCCCGGCGACCGCTACCTCCTGTGCTCCGACGGCCTGTCCTCGGTCGTGCCGGAGGACGACATCCGCCGCACGCTCGCCTCGGCCGCCGGCCCGGAGGCGGCCGTGCACACCCTGATCGCCGCGGCGAACACCGCGGGCGGCCCGGACAACGTCAGCTGCGCGGTCG
Above is a window of Streptomyces sp. NBC_00490 DNA encoding:
- a CDS encoding MerR family transcriptional regulator; the protein is MLTIGAFAKACRLSPKALRLYDELDLLRPAKVDPDTGYRYYAVEQLERARLVAWLRRIGMPLARIREVCALDAAAAAREVRAYWARVEAETAQRRDLAGFLVDHLTSVARRDPPVLELRYAARSDPGRVRPANQDTAYAGTRLLAVADGYGPAGLPASSAAVEALKCLDAEDVSAGDVLNLLEEAVRGATEAVAEAAESGTTLTALLWTGSRLALVHIGDSRAYLLREGGLFRITHDHTLVQSLIDEGRLTSEEARSHPQRALLLKALGTTAPDLRLHEARPGDRYLLCSDGLSSVVPEDDIRRTLASAAGPEAAVHTLIAAANTAGGPDNVSCAVADLVTADGRPPHPT